GCTTGGTGCATGTCTCGGAATTCGAATCGCTCGAGAAGATGAAGGCCAAGCTCGAGCTCGGCAAGTCGTACAACTTCTTCATCACTATGTTCGACGCCAAGGATCAACGCATGGCACTCTCGCTTAACGATCCATCGAAGGCGAAGAAAGTGGAGGAGAAACCGGCCGAGACGACAGAAGCAAAAGCAGAATAATTCAAATTATTCACAGCCTCCCAACTTCCAACTCCTATCTCCTAACTCCTATTATATTCCCCCATTGCTCTATCACGGCCTTCGGTGATTATTGCCGTAAGTGCTTCTGCCGCTCTCTTGGCGATTTTCTTGAACTCTTCGGATTCAGCTTTAGAAAATTTGCCTAATATAAGATCAATGACCGCATCCTCGCCTATCGGCTTTTTGAGTTTGCCGGACGGCGTTACCTTCGACACGCCAACACGCACGCGAGTGAATGCTTCAGATCCTAGAACCTTCACTACAGACTTGAGCCCGTTATGCCCGCCGGGACCACGATTGTACGAAACTCGTAAAGTACCAATCGGCAGGTCAATGTCATCGTGCACGATAATTAAATTCTCGTAAAACTTTTTACCTTTCGTGATCTTGCGTCCGAGCAAAGTCGGACTTACTGCCCCGACGCTCTTTCCGGAATTATTCATGAACGTCTCTGGTTGCATGAGCAGTACACCGATCCTTTCAACTTTCCCCTTTGTAACTTTCGACTGTGTCTTTTTATCACTCTCCCATTCAGCCAGCTCATAAACTTTCCTAAATTGCTCAAGCACAATCCGCCCGACATTATGCCGCGTCTGTTCGTACTCTTCCCCCGGATTCCCCAAACCCACGATTACAAAGTTTTTTGCCATAAATTTAGAGTTGACTTTTTATTTTTATTTCTGCTATAATACAACTGTTCATTAGAAAGCGCCGGCCTGTACGGCGTTTTCCTTTTTTACAGATCTTTTTTGATTCTATACTTCCAGTCATTAAGGTCAATAAAATTGACTTTTCCTCGTTTTTCTTTAATCAACTCTCGTAACTTTGACGAAAATCTTGAGGTAAAATACCTTGGACCAATTCTGCTCTTCCTAGCACTAGAAGCAATGTAGATTTTAACCCCTTTTTCCACTAAGTCTCGCATTAAGTATTCAAAGTCTCCGTCACCTGTAAAAATAAGAAATTCTGTGTGTGGACTTGCGTACTTTTCTGCATCAACAGTCAGTTCAACATCGCAATTTGATTTCCATTTTACACCCCCTTCTATGGTATGATTAATGCCAGTTGAACAATTAGGGCATTTTATATTGATGACAGAGTCTTTGTTTTTATATATAAAAAATGGTTTTGCGCGCATGGCATAACCAAGCTTTGCTAGCTCTTCATATTCCTGGATGAGTGAATCATTTCCTTGTTGTATACCGGAGTAAAAGAAAATCTTTTCGCACTGCCATTTGTCGGCAAGATAGGCATGCATCTTTCTCCAGTCGATAACAAAGCCAAGCAACTTGTTCGCTGTGGTTTCTGTGTTTTGAACGTCGATAAAGGCGACGCGAGACATGCTTTTGCATTGTACCAAATCAAGGCCTACAATAAGGCCTTTTTCGTGTTCATACCCAATACTTGACAAAACTGTCAATAGTGTGCTACTGTTATAGGTAGCTTTTTGACATTCTTACCAACCTCAAACCGCACGGGGTCTTCGGGCGCGCGACAAACGCTTGCGCGCAAATAAGCTGCCATCTTTGGCAGAAAGGAGACCTGTGTTAGAAACCATCCCGGAACTCGAGTCCCGGCGGGTTGAGGTAGAAGAGGGGACGATTTTCGTCTCCTTCGGCGGCATGGCTGGGTCACTCCTCGACTCTGAGTCGTGGATCGGGATCAGCGGCATGGCCCATGAGGTGAGTTTCAGGGTCATGAGCGATGGGGAAGTCCAGCTGGGGGAATGGTTCGACGCTGATCCGTTCAGCGACGATGTCTCCGGTTGGCAACGTTGGGTAGGTTACCAAACAACGCCGCTGAATAAGGCGGTCTACTGTTTGGGTAACACCCGAGAAGTTTCCTACGGGAGACTTTTCGGAGTAACAACCCACGAGTGGCTCTTTGGGGAAGATAAGGGTCTCCCGGCCATTCGAGCGGAATTCCCAGGCGCAAGGGTCCTGTACCTCACGGCCGAGGGAGTGTTCGTCGAGGGGGCGAAGTCGTTGGTCACGAAGTGCGACAACGACGACAGCGTCGGGTGCGTGGAAATCCACGTACAAGCCGACTTTCCCTGGTAAGACTTTTTTAAGCGCTCTGGTTCGTCCGGAGCGCTTTTCTGTTTTTATCCGTCCCTACCGACGAGGTTCAACCTCGGCGGTAAAAGATTGGCGGCAAGGAGAGACCTCTTCCCTTTTTCTTCGCAAAATTCCTTAAGGACTCACCTTACCGTCAAAAAATATTTTTTATCCCCTTTTTCGTTCATTTCTCACGGTATCAGAAGTGTGCTATAATGCACAGATAATCCTCAATTTTGTCAAAAATGCCTGAAGAAAAGCCTAAAGAAAACGTGAATACGGAATCTGACACAATGACCATAAAAGACTTTATCATCGAAGTGATAAAGTTCTTCGTCTTGGCGCTTGTTATTGTCCTCCCCATCCGCGCCTATGTGGCCCAGCCGTTCATTGTGAGCGGGACATCGATGGTGCCAACTTTCGAAGACGGCCAATATCTGATTATAGACGAACTTTCTTATCGCTTTCATGAGCCGGCGCGGGGGGACGTCATTATCTTTAAATATCCGCTCGACCCTTCCAAGTTCTTCATCAAGCGCGTTATTGGCTTACCTGGCGAGACTGTAACAATCAAGAATGGCGACGTCAGTATCACAGAGGCTGGTGGCAAGACTATCACGCTCGACCAATCGTATGTGAAATTTCCGCGTGTTGATTCAGAAATTAGCATCCTAGGCAAAGATGAATATTGGGTAATGGGCGACAATCGCTCCGCGTCATCAGACTCACGAAGCTGGGGAGCCATCACACGAGAGCATATTGTGGGGGTTGCGGCTCTGCGCCTCTTCCCCCTTTCCGGAATTTCCGTATTACCAGGTAAAGTAACTTACAAAAATTAAATTATGAAAAAAGAATTAAAGAAAATTGGTGGCGCGCTGAAGGATCCGGCGCAAACCGCGAAGGGTATGCGCGACTTGATCGGCGAGGAGCTCTTCGGCTTCCAAGGATTCTTCGAGAAAGCGGCCGAGGTCGCGCTCTACTACGGCTTCAAGCCGATCGAGACGCCGATCATGGAGGACATTCGCATCTATCTCTCCGGCCTGGGCGAAGGCACCGACGTTATCGACAAGCAATTATATTCGCTCAAGACGAAGGGTGGCGACTTGCTCGCCCTGCGCCCGGAGTTCACTGCCGGCGTCATGCGCAGTTATATCGAGCAAGGCATGCAATCTTGGCCGCAACCGGTCCAGCTCTACAGCTACGGCGCCTGCTTCCGTCATGACAAACCGCAGAAGGGCCGCTACCGTCAGTTCTATCAATTCAATATGGAGATACTCGGCACCGACAAGAGTATAGCCGACGCCACCATCATTCGCTTGACCACGCTCATCTTGCAAGAGGCCGGCCTCGAGAACCTAACGCTCGAAATAAATTCCATCGGCGACAAAGAATGCCGCCCAGCCTATCGCAAGGAATTGGTGAATTATTACAAGAAACATGTCGGTGAAATCTGTGCGGATTGTAAAGAGCGTTTGAAGACCAATCCTCTCCGTCTCCTCGATTGTAAAGAGGAGAAATGCCAGCCGATCAAAGCCGGTGCACCCACCTCTGTCTCTTTCCTTTGCGCCAACTGCAAACATCAGTTCAAAGAAGTGCTCGAATATCTCGAGACTTTGGGTGTCGAGTACACCATCAACAATCATCTCGTGCGCGGATTGGATTACTACACCAAGACGGTGTTCGAGATTAAATTGCCGGACGCGACGAACGAAGACGGCTCAAAGACCGAGGGACTTTCCGTCGCCTCTGGTGGCCGCTACGACTACTTGGCCAAGGCGCTCGGCAGTAAAAAAGACGTGCCGGGCGTCGGTGTCGGCATCGGGACAGACCGCGTGCTGATGGACAAGCATGCAGACCTCGCTCCGCGCATCGTGAAGAAGCCTAAGATGTACTTCATCCAGCTTGGCTTCGACGCGAAATTGAAGAGTTTGCTCGTTACCGAGATCTTGCGCAAGTGCAGGATTCCAGTTTCGCATTCTTTATCCAAGGACAGCTTGGGTGTTCAGCTCGGCATGGCGGAGAAGCTCGGCGTGCCATACGCCCTTATCTTGGGTCAACGCGAGGTCTTCGACAACACTATCATCGTCCGCAACATGACGAACAGGTCGCAAGAGATCGTCAAAATTGACAAACTGGCCGAATACTTGAAGAAAATCAAGTTTTAGGCTATACTGCTCTCCTATGATACAAGTAGAAGTCAAGAAAAACAGCAACGAAACTAATGCCTCGATTATTCGTCGCTTTACGAAGCGCGTTCAGGAATCCACGATTCTGTCGACCGCTCGTTCACATCGCTACAAAGAACGCGATCCGTCATCCTACACAATGAAGAAGAAAGCTCTTAAGCGCATCAATCGCCATGTAGAAGTGACCCGCCTCAAGAAACTTGGGCTCATGGCGGAGCGTAAGCCGATGCAAGGCCATAAGTAGAATGACCGAAATAAAAAATCTCGCGACACCAAAGATCCCTGATATCCCCTTCGATGAGATTAAAAACAGCGCTTTGGGAAAAGAATATTCCTTGAGCGTTGTTTTCGTTCCGCACGGAGAATCCAATAGAATTAATAAAGAATACAGGAAGAAGAACAAGCCCACGAATATCCTAAGCTTCCCTTACACCTTCGAATCCGGCGAGATAGTGCTTTGCGCCGAGATGATAAAAGATGAGGCAGAGGAACACAAACTTTCGTACAAAGATTATCTGACTTACTTATATATTCACGGTCTGGTACACCTCGCCGGCTTCGACCATTCATTGCTTATGGAAAGGCGCGAAATAGAATTGCGCAAGAAATATCTGCCAGCAGATTTCGTCCGACCGTAACAGGGCGGTTTTGCACAGGTTTTTCTTTGTTGTTATTGTTTTGAGTGCTAAAATACGGAACATGAGACAGAATGTCGTCACCGGAATTGACGTGGGTACTTCCGCCGTTCGCGTGGTGGTCGCCATCGGCGCGCAGGATGATGTGAACCCGCGCGTTATCGCCGCCGTATCACGAGAATCGCACGGCTTGCGACATGGCTATATTGTAAATATCGAAGAGGCGACAGAGAGTATCAAAGAAGCGATAAAAGCCGCGGAACAAGCTGCGAGCGTCAAGATCGGCCGCGCGTTCGTGAGTATCGGTGGGATGAGTCTGACCTCTCTTAACGGCGAGGCGTCTGTTAATATCCCCGAAGGCAAAGAGGTGGAGGCGTCGGACGTTGACCGCGCGATGAAATCCGCAGAAGAAAATTTAAAGCGTGCAGAGAATTTCAAGATCATTCACGTCGTTCCTCTTTCCTACAAGCTCGATGGTAAAAAAGTCTTGGGTAAACCGAACGGCATGATGGGCAAGACGCTCGAGGTGCGAGCTCTGTTCGTCGTTTGTCTTGAGCAACATTTCAAGAATATGATGAACGCTGTTTCCGCCGCGGGAATAGACATAGAAGACGTCGTCGCCTCCCCCTTAGCCGCCGGCCTCGTAACTCTTACCAAGCTCCAACGCATGGCCGGCTGCGTCCTAGCCAACATCGGCGCCGAGACAGTATCTATCGCAGTGTACGAAAATAATAATCCGGTCTATGTTCACGCCTTCCCCATCGGCTCGGTTGATATCACGAATGACATCGCGCTCGGCTTCCGCATCCCGATAGAAGATGCCGAAAAGGTTAAGACTCATAGGCAAGATAATCAATATCCCAAGAAAAAATTGGATGAAATAATTATGGCGCGTTTATCCGATATTTTCGAGCTCATCGAAGCACATTTAAAAAAGATTGGGCGCAACGGACTTCTGCCGGCAGGTATCGTCATCACGGGTGGCGGCTCGAGCCTCGAGATGATAGAGGCGCTTGCCAAAAGCTCGCTTAAAATCCCGGCGAAGATCGCTACCATCCTCTTTCCCAAAGGTACGGAGACGGCGCGCTCGGTCGCGTCGTCGCCATCGGTACCCAAGTCCCCCTTCCCGGTGCGCGATTCATCTTGGGCGGTTGCCTATGGGCTCTGTATAATCGGGCTCAAAACCGAGGCGGAAGAAGTGATGAGTTTGAAGACCCTTAAACAAACGAAGAATTTTATTTTAGAGTGGCTTAAGCAGTTTCTTCCTTAGCGCGGTCACCAAGGACTCACCTCTTCCCTCCGCCTTTGGCGGATTCCTGGAGGAGAGACCTTGGTGACTGAATAAGAAAAAACTGGAATGTTTAAGGTCTCTCCTCCAGAGGGAGGTGAGACCTTGTGAGGTCAAACATCCCAGTTTTTTCCTTAAATTTGTCGGTTTGACTTCTCTAAAAAATCGCGTAGAATGAGGCATTACGAACAAAAATCATCGTATGCCTAAAATAAATCCGGAAATAGAAGCATTCGCCAGAATAAAAGTCATCGGTGTCGGCGGTTCGGGCGGTAACGCTATCAACCACATGATCAACTGCAAGGTGCGAGGCGTTGAGTTTATCGCCATGAACACCGACGCGCAAGACCTACATCATTCGCTCGCACCGAAGAAAATTCATATCGGCAAGAACGTCACACGCGGGAACGGCGCCGGCATGGACCCGAGTATCGGCCGGAAAGCGGCAGAAGAAACCTTAGAAGAAATCCAGGCAGTCATCAAGGGTGCGGACATGGTCTTCATCGCCGGCGGTATGGGCGGTGGCACAGGCACAGGCGCCGCACCAGTAATCGCCAAGGTTGCCAAGGAGCAAGGTTCGCTCACCGTCGGCGTCGTCACCAAACCGTTCATGTTCGAGGGCGCCCAGCGTGGCAGACTGGCCCAAGAAGGGCTCGATGAACTTTCGAAAGAAGTTGACGCATTAATTTTAGTGCAAAACGACCGTCTCTCCG
Above is a window of Candidatus Paceibacterota bacterium DNA encoding:
- the hisS gene encoding histidine--tRNA ligase translates to MKKELKKIGGALKDPAQTAKGMRDLIGEELFGFQGFFEKAAEVALYYGFKPIETPIMEDIRIYLSGLGEGTDVIDKQLYSLKTKGGDLLALRPEFTAGVMRSYIEQGMQSWPQPVQLYSYGACFRHDKPQKGRYRQFYQFNMEILGTDKSIADATIIRLTTLILQEAGLENLTLEINSIGDKECRPAYRKELVNYYKKHVGEICADCKERLKTNPLRLLDCKEEKCQPIKAGAPTSVSFLCANCKHQFKEVLEYLETLGVEYTINNHLVRGLDYYTKTVFEIKLPDATNEDGSKTEGLSVASGGRYDYLAKALGSKKDVPGVGVGIGTDRVLMDKHADLAPRIVKKPKMYFIQLGFDAKLKSLLVTEILRKCRIPVSHSLSKDSLGVQLGMAEKLGVPYALILGQREVFDNTIIVRNMTNRSQEIVKIDKLAEYLKKIKF
- the lepB gene encoding signal peptidase I, whose amino-acid sequence is MPEEKPKENVNTESDTMTIKDFIIEVIKFFVLALVIVLPIRAYVAQPFIVSGTSMVPTFEDGQYLIIDELSYRFHEPARGDVIIFKYPLDPSKFFIKRVIGLPGETVTIKNGDVSITEAGGKTITLDQSYVKFPRVDSEISILGKDEYWVMGDNRSASSDSRSWGAITREHIVGVAALRLFPLSGISVLPGKVTYKN
- the ftsA gene encoding cell division protein FtsA, encoding MRQNVVTGIDVGTSAVRVVVAIGAQDDVNPRVIAAVSRESHGLRHGYIVNIEEATESIKEAIKAAEQAASVKIGRAFVSIGGMSLTSLNGEASVNIPEGKEVEASDVDRAMKSAEENLKRAENFKIIHVVPLSYKLDGKKVLGKPNGMMGKTLEVRALFVVCLEQHFKNMMNAVSAAGIDIEDVVASPLAAGLVTLTKLQRMAGCVLANIGAETVSIAVYENNNPVYVHAFPIGSVDITNDIALGFRIPIEDAEKVKTHRQDNQYPKKKLDEIIMARLSDIFELIEAHLKKIGRNGLLPAGIVITGGGSSLEMIEALAKSSLKIPAKIATILFPKGTETARSVASSPSVPKSPFPVRDSSWAVAYGLCIIGLKTEAEEVMSLKTLKQTKNFILEWLKQFLP
- a CDS encoding NYN domain-containing protein, which gives rise to MSRVAFIDVQNTETTANKLLGFVIDWRKMHAYLADKWQCEKIFFYSGIQQGNDSLIQEYEELAKLGYAMRAKPFFIYKNKDSVINIKCPNCSTGINHTIEGGVKWKSNCDVELTVDAEKYASPHTEFLIFTGDGDFEYLMRDLVEKGVKIYIASSARKSRIGPRYFTSRFSSKLRELIKEKRGKVNFIDLNDWKYRIKKDL
- the pth gene encoding aminoacyl-tRNA hydrolase, giving the protein MAKNFVIVGLGNPGEEYEQTRHNVGRIVLEQFRKVYELAEWESDKKTQSKVTKGKVERIGVLLMQPETFMNNSGKSVGAVSPTLLGRKITKGKKFYENLIIVHDDIDLPIGTLRVSYNRGPGGHNGLKSVVKVLGSEAFTRVRVGVSKVTPSGKLKKPIGEDAVIDLILGKFSKAESEEFKKIAKRAAEALTAIITEGRDRAMGEYNRS
- the ybeY gene encoding rRNA maturation RNase YbeY; its protein translation is MTEIKNLATPKIPDIPFDEIKNSALGKEYSLSVVFVPHGESNRINKEYRKKNKPTNILSFPYTFESGEIVLCAEMIKDEAEEHKLSYKDYLTYLYIHGLVHLAGFDHSLLMERREIELRKKYLPADFVRP